Proteins from a genomic interval of Methanoplanus endosymbiosus:
- a CDS encoding DMT family transporter: MKSGHQLSLFYAFMAAVLFGGCAPVAKVLLENISPAILAAYLYMGSGIGLYLYLLICRIFGKKRHVKEAELKREDYPWVIAVTVFGGVLAPVTLMFSLDATPAATAALLLNFESVATTLIAVFLFREAVGRRIWAALGLITFSCILLSYDPDSAFGFSLAAFGILLACTFWACDNNFSRVISSKDPIPIVAAKGVLAGIISFMIAIVLGESMPAANDAGAALIFGFLSYGGLTSVLFLLALRGIGTSRTGALLAVSPFFGVAGSFILFAEIPGQMFYISLPVMAAGAYLLLTEKHSHLHTHRAEIHEHRHSHDDLHHGHEHTPDDPPVSSSGEHSHFHEHKELCHEHSHTPDIHHRHEHK; the protein is encoded by the coding sequence ATGAAATCCGGACATCAGTTATCACTTTTTTATGCTTTTATGGCGGCCGTGCTCTTTGGCGGGTGTGCTCCTGTTGCGAAGGTTCTGCTTGAGAATATAAGCCCTGCAATTCTTGCCGCTTATCTTTACATGGGAAGTGGTATCGGTCTTTATCTGTATCTCCTGATTTGCCGCATTTTCGGGAAGAAGAGGCATGTTAAGGAGGCCGAACTTAAACGTGAGGATTATCCGTGGGTAATTGCAGTTACAGTATTCGGCGGTGTCCTTGCACCTGTCACTCTTATGTTCAGCCTTGATGCCACACCTGCGGCAACGGCGGCCCTTCTTTTGAACTTTGAATCTGTTGCCACGACCCTGATAGCTGTATTTCTCTTCAGGGAAGCAGTAGGCAGAAGAATATGGGCAGCGCTTGGTCTGATTACATTCTCATGTATTCTTCTCTCATATGATCCGGACTCTGCCTTCGGTTTTTCTCTTGCAGCATTCGGCATACTCCTTGCCTGCACTTTCTGGGCCTGCGACAATAATTTTTCGAGGGTTATTTCTTCAAAAGATCCAATTCCTATTGTGGCTGCGAAGGGTGTTTTAGCCGGAATTATATCCTTTATGATTGCAATAGTTCTTGGTGAGTCCATGCCGGCAGCAAATGATGCCGGCGCTGCTCTCATCTTTGGTTTTCTCAGTTACGGTGGGCTTACAAGTGTGCTCTTCCTGCTTGCATTAAGGGGCATAGGTACTTCGAGAACAGGAGCACTTCTTGCTGTTTCTCCATTTTTTGGCGTTGCAGGTTCATTTATTCTCTTTGCTGAAATTCCGGGACAGATGTTTTACATCTCACTTCCGGTTATGGCTGCCGGGGCATATCTTCTTTTGACAGAGAAGCATTCCCATCTCCACACCCATCGTGCAGAAATTCATGAACACAGGCACAGTCATGACGATCTGCATCACGGGCATGAGCATACTCCTGATGATCCTCCTGTGTCATCTTCCGGAGAGCATTCACATTTCCATGAACATAAGGAATTATGCCATGAGCACAGCCATACTCCGGATATTCATCACCGCCATGAGCATAAGTGA
- a CDS encoding pentapeptide repeat-containing protein — MTEYFHCGELSKKLDYSDKSFCGGEFDSCTFRDCNYENSDLSDNEFRDCLFEGCNLSAALFKNSGLKSVNFINCKIMGVDFSYCKEFLFEVKFKDCILDYSIFLRNNLMNTNFKECSVKEAEFTECKLKGAQFHNCELSGTLFSRCDLKKADFRTAVNYSFDPEINQLKGAKFSYPGILGLLEKYEIIID, encoded by the coding sequence ATGACAGAATATTTTCATTGCGGTGAACTCTCAAAAAAGCTGGATTACTCAGATAAATCTTTCTGCGGGGGTGAATTTGATTCATGCACCTTCAGAGACTGTAATTATGAAAACTCCGATTTATCTGACAATGAATTCAGGGACTGCCTCTTTGAAGGCTGTAACCTGAGTGCGGCACTGTTCAAAAATTCCGGGCTGAAATCAGTTAATTTTATAAACTGCAAAATAATGGGTGTGGATTTCAGCTACTGCAAAGAATTTCTCTTTGAGGTGAAATTTAAAGACTGCATACTCGATTATTCCATATTTTTAAGAAACAATCTGATGAATACAAATTTTAAAGAGTGCAGTGTAAAAGAAGCCGAATTCACAGAGTGTAAGCTTAAAGGTGCACAATTCCACAACTGTGAGCTTTCAGGTACTCTTTTCAGCCGGTGTGACTTAAAAAAGGCAGACTTCAGAACAGCAGTGAATTACTCATTTGATCCTGAGATAAACCAGCTTAAGGGCGCAAAATTTTCATACCCGGGAATTTTGGGCCTGCTGGAAAAATATGAGATTATAATTGATTAA
- a CDS encoding cupin domain-containing protein has protein sequence MEIKKLAELPVSPNPHKVDAKQVYDTENATAVVITLKKGESLKRHKTPVDVFFYVLKGEGIVEIGEEEEEVSEDMIINSPKDIPHRLINSDSEIFRVLVVKVPKPTTQTKLL, from the coding sequence ATGGAAATTAAAAAACTAGCGGAACTTCCGGTAAGCCCAAATCCTCACAAAGTAGATGCAAAACAGGTATATGACACAGAAAATGCAACTGCTGTTGTGATTACCCTGAAAAAGGGAGAATCATTAAAGAGGCATAAAACACCGGTGGATGTATTTTTCTATGTCCTTAAAGGTGAAGGAATAGTTGAGATAGGTGAAGAAGAGGAAGAGGTATCGGAGGATATGATCATCAACAGTCCAAAGGATATTCCACACCGCCTGATAAACAGTGACAGTGAGATCTTCAGGGTTCTTGTCGTTAAAGTGCCTAAACCAACAACCCAGACAAAACTTCTCTGA
- a CDS encoding DUF3795 domain-containing protein, protein MKDSEFTAYCGLYCPDCIHFRNNHSPVAYQLKKELGRADFFNYSKVKSPLVPEYEDFDTFISLLDRLIAHQCRYGCRKVGSCIYSGGEPCPIVLCCKEKGYSGCWECDSFRDCDKFDIIRKFCGDCNVKNLELIKIYGPEKWVEKRHPFYRWD, encoded by the coding sequence GTGAAAGACAGTGAATTTACAGCATACTGCGGACTGTACTGTCCGGACTGCATACATTTCAGGAATAATCACAGTCCTGTTGCCTATCAGCTTAAAAAAGAGCTTGGGCGTGCTGATTTTTTTAATTATTCAAAGGTTAAATCGCCGCTTGTACCTGAATATGAGGATTTTGATACGTTTATCTCTCTGCTTGACCGTCTTATTGCCCATCAGTGCCGTTATGGCTGCCGGAAAGTCGGTAGCTGCATTTATTCCGGCGGTGAACCCTGCCCTATAGTTCTCTGCTGTAAGGAGAAGGGGTATTCCGGCTGCTGGGAGTGTGACAGTTTCAGGGACTGTGATAAATTTGATATTATCAGGAAATTCTGCGGTGACTGCAATGTTAAAAATCTTGAACTGATTAAGATTTACGGGCCGGAAAAATGGGTTGAGAAGAGGCATCCGTTTTACCGTTGGGACTGA
- a CDS encoding PAS domain-containing protein gives MADNKKSGLMDTNAGLSSDLLDLIMSYPCAEDTDNDRNFLNLLLNSIPDPLFIKDIHGVYTGGNSHFFRFLGKSRDDVIGHLVYDFFEEDFASSCNAVDKCLINSPGTREYETRLRFPDGKDHNVVILRSAFTDNDGNPAGIIGILKDVTELRDKEALIKTSEEKFEKVFRIIPDPVVISRLEDGKIIDFNNSFENLFKYKLKGEIRPLTEQDKLWEDSGKRLEFINLILKDGFVENYYADFLTRDGRTLKILISGSLYYIHKKPHVLAVLRDISELYEIRDDLEIARKKYQAIFENAGTGLIVADADLKIKLSNTHLRKMLGYLPEEIDGKLFLSDIVDDTEKERIEEFRRKRMKDMSVLPLSHDLILKSAKGERIYTHIGVSHMPGLDRILMSMADISERISAERALAESEKFNKDLINNLPDYIVIYDINGKVIYINPSGSKAIGYFRKDLVGRSLTDYIHPDDRGLAKKMLNLRLSDSLKGEYEIRLISGSGDVIIVNIRGRLIEFDKKPAVMLVLNDITKRKELERNLEMKAEEFRLLSESKALANKKLNLLSNITRHDILNQITVLSAYEELVQESVEMNDPDTALKYLNKASVATEKISGQIQFTKYYQDIGIDAPEWQNVSGVISEVNEKEFFPPGLVGIPDGSIEIFADRMLERVFYTLFDNSMRHGLNLTAINVRYEFFEKELLIFIEDDGGGIPPEKKIKIFDVGYGSNTGFGLFLAREILELSGISIHENGVYGEGARFEILVPSGNWRFCRDEVPSEKSGKYEVDL, from the coding sequence ATGGCAGACAATAAAAAATCAGGGTTAATGGATACAAATGCAGGTCTATCGTCAGATTTACTTGATCTTATTATGTCTTACCCCTGTGCTGAGGATACTGATAATGACAGGAATTTTCTGAATCTTCTCTTAAATTCAATTCCTGATCCTCTTTTTATCAAAGACATTCATGGTGTTTATACCGGAGGAAACAGTCATTTCTTCAGATTTCTTGGAAAATCACGTGATGATGTGATAGGGCATCTGGTCTATGATTTCTTTGAGGAGGATTTTGCATCTTCCTGCAATGCGGTTGATAAATGTCTTATTAACAGCCCCGGTACACGGGAATATGAGACCAGACTCAGATTTCCGGATGGAAAAGATCACAATGTGGTCATCTTAAGATCTGCTTTCACTGATAATGACGGAAATCCTGCGGGTATTATCGGGATACTGAAGGATGTCACTGAATTAAGGGATAAAGAAGCTCTCATAAAGACAAGTGAGGAGAAATTTGAGAAGGTATTCAGAATAATACCTGATCCGGTTGTGATTTCACGTCTTGAAGACGGGAAAATAATTGATTTTAATAACTCATTTGAGAATTTATTTAAATATAAGCTTAAGGGGGAGATCCGCCCTCTTACGGAACAGGATAAATTATGGGAAGACTCCGGGAAGAGGCTGGAATTTATAAATCTTATTCTTAAAGATGGTTTTGTTGAAAATTATTATGCCGATTTTCTGACCCGCGACGGAAGAACCTTAAAAATTCTGATCTCAGGTTCTTTATACTATATACATAAAAAACCGCATGTACTTGCAGTTTTAAGGGACATAAGTGAATTATATGAGATTCGTGATGATCTTGAAATTGCCAGGAAAAAATATCAGGCAATATTTGAGAATGCAGGGACCGGTCTTATAGTTGCAGATGCAGATCTGAAGATAAAACTGTCAAATACTCATCTCCGTAAGATGCTTGGTTATCTCCCTGAAGAGATTGACGGTAAACTATTCCTGTCCGATATTGTTGATGATACTGAGAAGGAGAGGATTGAGGAATTCCGGCGGAAAAGAATGAAAGATATGTCTGTTTTGCCACTGAGCCATGATCTGATACTTAAATCTGCCAAAGGTGAGAGAATATACACACATATCGGCGTATCCCATATGCCCGGTTTGGACAGAATATTAATGTCAATGGCTGATATCAGTGAGCGTATCTCTGCTGAAAGGGCACTTGCTGAGAGTGAGAAATTTAATAAAGATCTCATTAATAATCTTCCGGATTACATCGTCATCTATGATATTAACGGAAAGGTGATCTATATAAATCCTTCCGGATCAAAAGCAATCGGATATTTCAGGAAGGATCTTGTCGGCAGAAGTCTGACGGATTATATACATCCGGATGATCGCGGCCTTGCAAAAAAGATGTTAAATCTCAGGCTTTCAGATTCACTTAAGGGTGAATATGAGATCAGACTGATCTCAGGTTCCGGCGATGTAATTATAGTTAATATAAGAGGACGGCTCATTGAGTTTGATAAAAAACCGGCAGTGATGCTTGTCTTAAATGACATCACAAAAAGAAAGGAACTTGAGAGAAACCTTGAGATGAAGGCCGAAGAATTCAGGCTTTTATCCGAATCAAAAGCACTTGCAAATAAAAAACTCAATCTCTTAAGCAATATTACCAGGCATGACATACTCAATCAGATTACAGTTTTATCTGCCTATGAAGAACTTGTACAGGAATCAGTTGAAATGAATGATCCTGACACTGCCCTGAAATATCTGAATAAGGCCAGTGTCGCAACCGAAAAGATCTCCGGACAGATTCAGTTTACCAAATATTACCAGGATATTGGGATAGATGCACCTGAATGGCAGAATGTCTCCGGGGTTATATCTGAGGTTAATGAGAAGGAATTTTTCCCGCCCGGACTTGTGGGTATTCCGGACGGCAGCATTGAGATTTTTGCTGACCGGATGCTTGAGAGAGTATTTTATACGCTTTTTGATAATTCCATGAGGCATGGTTTAAATTTAACTGCAATTAATGTCAGGTATGAATTTTTTGAGAAGGAATTACTGATATTTATTGAGGATGACGGCGGAGGTATTCCTCCGGAGAAGAAGATAAAGATCTTTGATGTTGGATATGGCTCAAATACCGGTTTTGGCCTCTTTCTGGCACGTGAGATTCTGGAACTATCGGGAATTTCAATACATGAAAACGGTGTCTATGGTGAGGGTGCACGCTTTGAGATACTTGTGCCTTCAGGAAACTGGCGTTTTTGCAGAGATGAAGTTCCGTCTGAAAAATCCGGAAAATATGAAGTAGATCTATAA
- a CDS encoding META domain-containing protein, whose translation MSKKNRNKNPDSYVRNNYDHSEDYSGRTGFNKGRLSFILFSSVMVLAVLMTAGCTGNSAGGASDITVTGGGNGTADNSGGTTDNSEDSADSGINSEITDGSDGSGKITESEYVTENVTAVSGDELSGTDWLLTSYMGVNGGMNEVPEGIDATLTFVNESILGGNSGCNSYSADYKAKDGVFKTGIIVFTAMYCTDATMEFENDYLELLQKGSSAVMSDGKLVISDEEGGVLLNFLPFKISGSSWELISMNDGKEAVLSLPENIGITLEFSDDKASGNAGCNNYFSSYSTDEYFGIEFSAIGSTRMYCEEAVMVYESAYLKNLESVSRYYFNGKSLIFRDDDGKTLMTFVKSGKS comes from the coding sequence ATGAGCAAAAAAAACCGAAATAAAAATCCGGATTCATATGTCCGTAATAATTATGATCATTCTGAGGACTATTCCGGGAGAACGGGATTCAATAAAGGCAGATTATCCTTTATACTTTTTTCATCTGTGATGGTTCTGGCAGTTCTTATGACTGCCGGATGCACGGGCAACAGTGCAGGTGGTGCTTCAGACATTACCGTTACAGGCGGAGGAAACGGTACGGCTGACAATTCCGGTGGTACTACAGATAATTCTGAAGATTCGGCTGATTCAGGCATTAACTCTGAAATCACAGATGGTTCAGATGGTTCCGGAAAAATCACAGAATCTGAATATGTAACTGAAAATGTTACAGCAGTATCGGGAGATGAACTCTCCGGCACAGACTGGCTCCTTACTTCATATATGGGAGTTAACGGAGGAATGAATGAAGTTCCGGAAGGGATTGATGCAACGCTTACGTTTGTAAATGAGAGTATCCTTGGCGGAAATTCCGGGTGCAACAGTTATTCAGCAGACTACAAAGCAAAAGACGGAGTGTTTAAAACCGGAATCATAGTTTTTACAGCTATGTACTGCACAGATGCGACAATGGAATTTGAGAATGATTATCTCGAACTTCTTCAGAAAGGCAGTTCTGCTGTTATGTCAGATGGAAAACTTGTAATTTCAGATGAAGAAGGTGGTGTTCTTCTTAACTTCCTGCCATTTAAAATCTCAGGGAGTTCGTGGGAACTGATTTCAATGAATGATGGTAAAGAAGCAGTTCTCTCTCTTCCTGAGAATATCGGAATAACACTTGAATTTTCGGATGACAAAGCTTCCGGAAATGCGGGCTGCAACAATTATTTCTCTTCTTACTCAACAGATGAATATTTCGGGATCGAATTCAGTGCCATAGGTTCAACAAGGATGTACTGTGAAGAGGCTGTTATGGTATATGAGTCAGCATATCTTAAAAATCTTGAATCGGTCAGCAGATATTATTTTAACGGTAAATCCCTGATTTTCAGGGATGATGACGGAAAAACACTGATGACATTTGTGAAATCAGGTAAATCCTGA
- a CDS encoding phosphate uptake regulator PhoU has translation MDIRKVQMSGGSSYIVSLPKNWVIKSRIKKNDPVGLIEQDDGTILITPNTSGEQIRKIWKFEVSASTDETYFLRCMIGAYISGYTVMRIWAHGRLPAFATVKVREFTSMAIGQEVVDETDSTIEIKDLLNPSEMPLNSTLSRMSVIVIKMHQDAMNALKENDHNLADNVILRDNDVDRLHWLIARQSNLLLNDLNLGRKMEIPNDMAVSYFLTSRIIERVGDHAGRIAKNSKYINSGDISPELTEQISKTSTEAVDIFRNSISSFFNGDIKTANKLIDMAGKNVGVCREINDIALTYDASVATHLVGISDSMRRVADYSADICENVINHFI, from the coding sequence ATGGACATCAGAAAGGTTCAGATGAGCGGAGGATCTTCCTACATTGTATCCCTCCCAAAGAACTGGGTTATAAAGAGCCGGATTAAGAAGAACGATCCTGTTGGTCTGATTGAACAGGATGACGGAACAATACTTATAACCCCTAATACAAGCGGAGAGCAGATCCGGAAAATCTGGAAGTTTGAGGTCAGCGCATCAACTGATGAAACCTATTTTTTAAGGTGCATGATCGGAGCCTACATCTCCGGATATACGGTTATGAGAATATGGGCACATGGAAGACTTCCGGCTTTTGCAACCGTAAAAGTGCGTGAATTCACATCAATGGCTATAGGGCAGGAGGTTGTTGATGAGACAGACAGTACAATAGAGATAAAAGACCTCCTGAATCCTTCCGAGATGCCGCTTAACAGTACACTCTCCAGAATGTCAGTCATTGTCATAAAGATGCATCAGGATGCTATGAATGCACTGAAGGAGAATGATCATAACCTTGCAGACAATGTAATACTGAGAGACAATGATGTGGACAGACTTCACTGGCTGATTGCAAGACAGTCCAATCTCCTGTTAAATGATCTAAATCTCGGAAGAAAAATGGAGATCCCAAATGATATGGCTGTAAGCTACTTCCTTACAAGCAGAATTATTGAGAGGGTGGGGGACCATGCAGGCAGGATTGCAAAAAATTCAAAATATATTAATTCAGGCGACATATCACCTGAACTGACAGAACAGATATCAAAGACAAGTACCGAGGCAGTTGACATTTTCAGAAACAGCATCAGTTCATTCTTTAACGGAGATATTAAAACAGCAAATAAGCTTATTGATATGGCAGGAAAAAATGTCGGGGTATGCCGGGAGATAAACGATATTGCACTGACCTATGATGCCTCTGTAGCGACACACCTGGTGGGCATATCAGACAGTATGAGAAGAGTTGCTGATTATTCGGCTGACATATGTGAGAATGTGATCAACCACTTCATCTGA
- a CDS encoding alpha/beta fold hydrolase, protein MNTSPTGNTFMDESELKKINANGIDIAYREFGSGEPLLMITGYSATMDMWSTAFLSELSRNYRVIVFDNRGTGYSSYDDRYFTIPLFADDSKALLEALGVSEAHILGWSMGTNIALEMAIKYPEILKSLILYAADCGGKEALMAGPDIYEMLADTSGTDQERGMRLLGLLFPERWFEEHPDIMSYFPVVTETISPEVVAMQYKAMEIWNGADSKLHEIDNPVLIITGTEDILTPPENSVMIAEKISGSWLIRLKDSGHGAMYQYPENMASAVKLFTDSEVSHP, encoded by the coding sequence ATGAATACATCACCAACCGGCAATACTTTTATGGACGAATCTGAGCTTAAGAAGATCAATGCAAACGGAATTGATATTGCTTATCGTGAATTCGGGTCAGGAGAGCCTCTGCTGATGATAACCGGATATTCGGCTACAATGGATATGTGGTCCACCGCTTTTTTATCAGAACTTTCCAGGAATTATCGTGTAATCGTTTTTGATAACAGGGGCACAGGTTACTCGTCATATGATGACCGGTATTTTACAATTCCACTCTTTGCAGATGATTCTAAAGCACTTCTTGAGGCGCTTGGTGTGAGTGAGGCACACATACTCGGATGGTCAATGGGAACAAATATTGCGCTTGAAATGGCGATAAAATATCCTGAAATCCTGAAATCTTTGATCCTGTATGCTGCTGACTGCGGTGGAAAAGAAGCCTTAATGGCTGGCCCTGACATTTATGAGATGCTCGCAGACACTTCCGGCACAGATCAGGAGCGTGGCATGAGGCTTTTAGGATTACTCTTCCCGGAGAGGTGGTTTGAGGAACATCCGGATATAATGTCATATTTTCCTGTTGTAACAGAAACCATATCGCCTGAAGTTGTGGCAATGCAGTATAAAGCAATGGAAATCTGGAATGGTGCAGATTCTAAACTCCATGAAATAGACAATCCTGTTCTTATCATAACCGGCACTGAGGATATTTTAACTCCTCCGGAAAATTCAGTGATGATTGCAGAAAAGATATCTGGTTCATGGCTTATCCGGTTAAAAGATTCAGGTCACGGAGCAATGTATCAGTATCCTGAAAATATGGCATCAGCAGTTAAATTATTCACCGATTCTGAGGTATCTCATCCTTAG
- a CDS encoding metallophosphoesterase produces MPDSYRILLHPSAAEDKLKDRILEIQNALPDFTVQKSPTICIAEFKAGESAGKKEIKLAVESSFSDYNLIGCYISGFGYSRKNKSYSVDFPVIFSRGMVSEVTAIGSVNNETAIRGYNNETLSKNPTCLTLFPEKLRKCLLSEISGITDLNVTQSPCIPLAEGLKRKELLKIRKHNGDKISIIDEILLRTVWKSGRSPKYRIRNFCFEFDVVRIVLEKNGKKYLEYDLISKGWIKYPGPSGWAGTFNNYRRIKGYEIKGYESLSVNSSNSPSKWLIGDLHLGHYDMIRKTARPFDTKNPSEMDKILTENWNLAVKPDDEIFFLGDLTYNKNPESVQDLLTKLNGKIVFIRGNHDRSVKNAEESVEYSYNGYNFFMIHNPGHAPEDYDGWIIHGHTHNSRMCEYPFINFKSRTINVSCEVISYRPVLFDNIISIISHPEKYPAKIMALEDVFEKRN; encoded by the coding sequence TTGCCTGACAGTTACAGAATACTGCTTCATCCGTCTGCGGCAGAAGATAAATTAAAAGACCGGATTCTTGAAATTCAGAATGCACTTCCTGATTTTACGGTGCAGAAATCCCCGACAATCTGCATCGCAGAGTTTAAAGCCGGAGAAAGTGCCGGTAAAAAAGAGATAAAGCTGGCTGTCGAATCATCTTTCTCTGATTATAATCTGATTGGATGTTATATCTCAGGCTTTGGATATTCGCGGAAAAATAAGTCATACTCAGTTGATTTCCCTGTGATATTCAGTCGTGGAATGGTAAGTGAGGTGACAGCCATTGGAAGTGTGAATAACGAGACAGCCATCAGAGGATATAATAACGAGACACTCAGCAAAAACCCCACCTGTCTGACTTTGTTTCCGGAAAAATTAAGGAAATGCCTTTTATCTGAGATCTCCGGCATAACAGATCTGAATGTCACACAGTCTCCCTGTATTCCTCTGGCAGAAGGTCTCAAAAGGAAAGAATTACTAAAGATTAGGAAGCATAACGGAGATAAAATCAGTATCATAGATGAAATTCTTCTGAGAACTGTCTGGAAGAGTGGCAGATCTCCGAAGTACAGGATCAGGAATTTCTGTTTTGAATTTGATGTGGTCAGAATTGTTCTGGAGAAGAACGGTAAAAAGTACCTTGAATATGATCTCATATCAAAGGGCTGGATAAAATATCCGGGACCGTCCGGCTGGGCAGGTACCTTTAACAATTACCGCCGGATTAAAGGCTATGAGATTAAAGGTTATGAATCTTTATCCGTTAATTCATCTAACAGCCCTTCAAAATGGCTTATCGGAGATCTGCATCTTGGCCATTATGATATGATCCGGAAAACAGCAAGGCCGTTTGATACCAAAAATCCTTCTGAGATGGATAAAATACTGACTGAAAACTGGAATCTTGCTGTAAAACCGGATGATGAGATATTCTTCCTTGGTGATCTGACATATAATAAAAATCCGGAATCTGTACAGGACCTGCTCACAAAACTCAACGGAAAAATTGTTTTTATCAGGGGCAATCATGATAGATCTGTCAAAAATGCAGAGGAATCTGTTGAATATTCATATAATGGCTACAATTTCTTTATGATACATAACCCCGGACATGCACCAGAAGATTATGACGGATGGATCATCCACGGGCACACTCATAACAGCCGGATGTGTGAGTATCCTTTTATTAATTTTAAGTCCCGGACTATTAATGTCAGTTGTGAAGTTATATCGTACCGGCCCGTATTATTTGATAATATTATCAGCATAATCAGCCATCCGGAAAAATACCCTGCAAAGATTATGGCATTAGAAGATGTTTTTGAAAAGAGGAATTAA
- a CDS encoding universal stress protein yields MFRRILFPTDFSESSFRAFDCVKSFRKAGTEEVIILHVLDEHEVDLVKTGIGWLNSEKMTEYDSAIESKMKENARQKAENMKNALAETGINARIVIVKGVVDKEILSCAQRERASVIVMGRHSSDNLKEIILGTTSERVLKQAKMPVLMINEGLTSGCDLE; encoded by the coding sequence ATGTTCAGGAGAATTTTATTCCCTACCGATTTTTCGGAGAGTTCATTCCGGGCCTTTGACTGCGTAAAAAGTTTCAGAAAGGCCGGAACAGAAGAGGTCATTATACTTCATGTTCTTGATGAGCATGAGGTTGATCTTGTCAAGACCGGAATCGGGTGGTTAAACTCGGAAAAGATGACGGAGTATGACTCTGCGATTGAATCCAAGATGAAGGAGAATGCCCGGCAGAAGGCTGAGAATATGAAAAATGCCCTTGCTGAAACCGGAATTAATGCCCGGATTGTTATTGTAAAGGGCGTTGTTGATAAGGAGATACTGTCATGTGCACAGAGGGAGAGGGCATCAGTCATTGTCATGGGAAGGCACAGCAGTGACAATCTAAAAGAGATAATTCTTGGTACAACATCAGAGAGAGTGCTTAAGCAGGCAAAGATGCCTGTACTGATGATAAATGAGGGTCTGACTTCCGGATGCGACCTTGAGTAG
- a CDS encoding ketopantoate reductase family protein — protein sequence MPEKSPSVLILGAGAVGLSFAAVLSGHSEVSVVCREKHAKAIYEKGLELSGIWGEHLIREIICYTSPDMLPEKNYNYTIITAKGTDTENICNEYSKVLRDTTAVSFQNGIGNEDIIGRYSPLVIGGTVSTNFGFVSDGHVIINSQSDPVKTGIYPDIQGSSKETDKFISFIALLKKCGIEVRESDDIRAEIWSKSLLNIAVNPLAAILKAPIKKLGDDDLKETISGLINETFLVAEAEGIDLPWEDPDSYISYLKNYQLNAFGDVYPSMYYDIISGKRTEIDLLNGYISKTGHKYGIDTPYNTCITNLMHCFEKSRRILF from the coding sequence ATGCCAGAAAAAAGCCCATCTGTACTAATACTTGGTGCCGGGGCAGTTGGTTTATCCTTTGCAGCCGTATTATCCGGGCATTCAGAAGTATCTGTCGTATGCAGGGAAAAACATGCAAAGGCCATTTATGAAAAAGGACTTGAATTGTCAGGCATATGGGGCGAACATCTGATCAGAGAGATCATATGTTATACATCTCCTGATATGCTGCCAGAAAAAAATTATAACTATACTATAATCACCGCAAAAGGGACAGATACAGAGAATATCTGCAATGAATATTCCAAAGTTCTCAGAGATACCACAGCAGTGAGCTTTCAGAACGGAATTGGCAATGAAGATATAATCGGCAGATATTCCCCTCTTGTTATAGGTGGCACTGTAAGCACAAATTTTGGTTTTGTATCTGACGGGCATGTAATTATCAACAGCCAGAGCGATCCTGTAAAAACCGGTATATATCCTGACATTCAGGGCAGCAGCAAAGAAACGGATAAATTCATCTCTTTTATTGCACTGCTGAAAAAATGCGGCATAGAGGTCAGAGAATCGGACGACATAAGAGCAGAAATCTGGTCAAAATCACTGCTGAATATTGCAGTAAATCCACTGGCCGCCATATTAAAAGCACCTATTAAAAAACTTGGGGATGATGACCTAAAAGAGACAATTTCCGGACTGATAAATGAAACATTCCTTGTTGCAGAGGCTGAAGGAATAGATCTGCCGTGGGAAGATCCTGATTCGTACATCAGTTATCTTAAAAATTATCAGTTAAATGCATTCGGAGATGTTTACCCGTCAATGTATTATGACATCATAAGCGGGAAAAGGACAGAGATTGATCTGTTAAACGGATATATTTCAAAAACCGGACATAAATATGGTATAGATACACCATACAATACCTGCATAACTAATCTGATGCACTGTTTTGAAAAAAGCAGGAGAATCCTTTTTTAA